A single window of Bacteroidota bacterium DNA harbors:
- a CDS encoding nucleotide-binding protein yields MKSSFSQSEFIQAAMPKGQVMTRDSLALSQGFQPPHHVAISCDLLAKRSPFRQLGELSNIAESTANYLRQKYAPGKTGILSGGKVFIGHGRSSDWKELSSFIGERLCLDWDEFNRESSAGLSIKERLESMLGQANFAFLVMTAEDEHADETIHARENVIHEIGLFQGRLGFNRAIILLEEGCQEFSNVHGIGQIRYPKGYISATYEEIRRVLEREGVLANGG; encoded by the coding sequence ATGAAATCGTCATTTTCTCAAAGCGAATTCATTCAAGCCGCAATGCCAAAAGGACAGGTAATGACCCGGGATTCCTTGGCACTTTCACAAGGGTTTCAGCCTCCTCACCATGTTGCCATTTCATGTGATTTATTGGCAAAACGTTCACCCTTTCGGCAACTAGGAGAACTTTCAAATATTGCTGAGTCTACTGCAAACTATCTTCGACAGAAATACGCACCAGGCAAAACAGGGATATTATCAGGCGGTAAAGTGTTTATTGGTCATGGGCGGAGTTCAGACTGGAAGGAGCTTAGTTCATTTATTGGTGAGAGACTTTGCCTTGATTGGGATGAATTCAATCGAGAATCATCAGCAGGACTTAGTATCAAGGAACGCCTTGAGAGCATGTTAGGACAGGCAAATTTTGCTTTTCTGGTAATGACGGCGGAGGATGAGCACGCAGATGAAACAATTCATGCACGAGAGAATGTGATACACGAAATTGGTCTATTTCAAGGTAGACTCGGTTTTAATCGTGCAATAATATTATTGGAAGAAGGTTGCCAGGAGTTTTCTAACGTTCACGGCATCGGACAAATTCGGTATCCAAAAGGTTATATCTCAGCAACGTATGAGGAGATTAGGCGCGTTCTTGAACGTGAAGGTGTTCTTGCAAATGGCGGTTAA